One region of Marivirga arenosa genomic DNA includes:
- the hutU gene encoding urocanate hydratase, producing METTKKYNPETYKTPTGSKLNCKGWVQEAALRMLLNNLDPEVAERPEDLIVYGGRGKAARNFESLDLIIKALKDLEEDETLIVQSGKPVGILPTHKDAPKVLISNSQLVPNWANWKHFDELEKKGLMMYGQMTAGSWIYIGSQGIVQGTYETFAAIANKDFNGSLKGTLTVTAGLGGMGGAQPLAVTMNDGVCLVAEVEQWRIDKRLSTKYLDESIEDMDAAIDRALEAKKNQERVSIGVPCNAVHLLERLIERGITPNVLTDQTSAHDPLIGYIPHQISLEESNVLREQNPDKYEELSYESMYRHVELMLELQKSGSITFDYGNNLRARAFEKGLKNAFDFPGFVPAYIRPLFCEGKGPFRWAALSGDPADIAETDRVIKELFPENESLMRWMDMAQERISFQGLPSRICWLGQGERQKAGLAFNKLVKEGKVKAPIVIGRDHLDTGSVASPNRETEAMLDGSDAVADWPLLNALVNTAGGASWVSLHHGGGVGMGYSIHAGMVIVADGTDDAEKRLKRVLHNDPGMGVIRHADAGYDIAKDTARKHKLDLKERLE from the coding sequence TAAGGCAGCAAGAAATTTCGAATCTTTAGATTTGATCATTAAAGCACTTAAAGATTTAGAGGAGGATGAAACTTTAATCGTTCAATCAGGAAAGCCTGTCGGGATTTTACCTACCCATAAAGATGCTCCTAAAGTATTGATTTCTAATTCTCAACTAGTGCCTAATTGGGCAAATTGGAAGCATTTTGATGAGTTAGAGAAAAAAGGATTGATGATGTACGGTCAGATGACGGCTGGTAGCTGGATTTATATTGGTTCGCAGGGTATTGTGCAAGGGACTTATGAAACATTTGCAGCAATAGCCAATAAAGATTTCAATGGTAGCCTTAAAGGAACCTTAACCGTAACTGCCGGATTGGGTGGAATGGGAGGAGCTCAACCTCTTGCCGTTACCATGAATGATGGAGTTTGTTTAGTAGCTGAAGTGGAACAGTGGAGAATTGATAAAAGGCTTTCTACAAAATATTTAGATGAGTCAATTGAAGATATGGATGCTGCAATTGATAGAGCATTGGAGGCGAAGAAGAATCAAGAAAGAGTTTCAATTGGAGTTCCATGTAATGCAGTGCATTTATTAGAAAGATTAATCGAAAGGGGAATTACGCCCAATGTTTTGACTGATCAAACATCAGCTCATGATCCTTTAATTGGATATATACCACACCAAATAAGTTTAGAAGAATCAAATGTTCTAAGAGAGCAAAATCCTGATAAATATGAGGAATTATCTTATGAGTCAATGTACAGACATGTAGAACTGATGCTTGAACTTCAAAAATCAGGATCTATCACTTTTGATTATGGTAATAACTTAAGAGCTAGAGCTTTTGAAAAAGGCCTAAAAAATGCATTTGATTTCCCAGGATTTGTTCCGGCTTACATTCGTCCACTGTTCTGTGAAGGGAAAGGGCCTTTCAGATGGGCTGCCTTATCGGGTGATCCGGCTGACATAGCAGAAACAGACAGAGTTATTAAAGAATTATTTCCTGAAAATGAATCTTTAATGCGTTGGATGGATATGGCTCAAGAAAGAATTTCTTTTCAGGGATTACCCTCAAGAATCTGTTGGTTAGGACAAGGAGAAAGACAAAAGGCTGGCTTAGCATTCAATAAATTGGTGAAAGAAGGAAAAGTTAAGGCTCCTATTGTAATTGGACGTGATCATTTAGATACTGGATCAGTCGCTTCTCCAAACAGAGAAACAGAAGCCATGTTGGATGGCTCAGATGCTGTAGCTGACTGGCCATTATTAAATGCATTAGTCAATACTGCGGGAGGTGCTAGTTGGGTTTCGTTGCATCATGGTGGTGGTGTGGGTATGGGGTATTCTATCCATGCCGGAATGGTAATCGTAGCGGATGGTACTGATGATGCAGAAAAGAGATTAAAGAGAGTTTTACATAATGACCCAGGAATGGGAGTGATAAGACATGCAGATGCTGGTTATGACATTGCCAAGGATACTGCTAGAAAGCATAAACTGGATTTAAAAGAAAGATTAGAGTA